One window from the genome of Myripristis murdjan chromosome 6, fMyrMur1.1, whole genome shotgun sequence encodes:
- the tmem86a gene encoding lysoplasmalogenase TMEM86A, producing MVSPVTVVKSEGPKLVPFFKATCVYFVLWLPTSSPSWFSALIKCLPIFCLWVFLLAHGFSFLGAHSSARKILAGLIFSALGDAFLIWQEQGYFSHGLLMFAITHILYSSAFGMKPLNLRAGLVIAAVSALSYILLYPYLSGPFTYLVAVYIALIGFMGWRAIAGVQLANDLWTWTKLSACLGAVLFMVSDLTIAVNKFCFPVPHSRAIIMATYYAAQMLIALSAVECQDVEVARKRS from the exons ATGGTTTCCCCGGTGACAGTG GTAAAGAGCGAAGGTCCTAAGCTGGTGCCGTTCTTCAAGGCAACCTGTGTGTACTTTGTCCTGTGGCTGCCCACCTCCAGCCCATCCTGGTTCAGTGCCCTCATCAAATGCCTGCCCATCTTCTGCCTGTGGGTGTTTCTGTTGGCACATGGCTTCAGCTTCCTCGGTGCCCATTCCAGTGCCCGTAAGATCTTGGCTGGCCTCATCTTTTCTGCCCTGGGCGATGCTTTTCTCATCTGGCAGGAGCAGGGCTACTTCAGCCACG GCCTGCTGATGTTTGCCATCACCCACATCCTCTACTCATCAGCCTTTGGCATGAAGCCCCTCAACCTGCGTGCCGGCCTGGTGATCGCCGCTGTGTCTGCCCTGAGTTACATCCTTCTCTACCCTTACCTGTCCGGGCCCTTCACTTACCTGGTGGCCGTCTACATCGCTCTGATCGGCTTCATGGGCTGGAGGGCCATCGCGGGCGTGCAGCTGGCCAACGACCTGTGGACCTGGACCAAACTGTCGGCCTGCCTGGGCGCCGTGCTCTTCATGGTCTCCGACCTCACCATTGCCGTCAACAAGTTCTGCTTCCCCGTGCCGCACTCGCGCGCCATCATCATGGCCACCTACTACGCTGCCCAGATGCTGATTGCGCTGTCCGCCGTTGAGTGCCAGGATGTGGAGGTGGCCAGGAAGAGATCATGA